One genomic segment of Desulfomicrobium sp. ZS1 includes these proteins:
- a CDS encoding CBS domain-containing protein → MTQPTSFKTVITCHANADFDALAAMIAVSKLYPDAALVFPGTQESSLKDYFIQSAMYLFNFKSLKDIDLQAVRLLVVVDTRQRSRLTHVEPLLALPGLSIHVYDHHPATDDALEASLDIYQPWGATTSIIIEKLREKSLTVSPDEATIMGLGIFEDTGGFTFKSTTEHDFMAAAWLRTMGMDLDVIRDIMSRELSTEQVAILSELIDSATTHTINGVDIVIAEVVLDAYVGDFALLTHKLMDMENIRVLFAVGHMGDRIQLVARSKVQEVDVGVVCSSFGGGGHAYAASASIKDRTISQVKDELFALLYSLINPQMVVKDFMSSPVVRIQATQSVAQAAEVMVRYGFKALPVVEYADQVCGIIENSVAEKAVGHGLGEERVTEYMLEDFLFVTEAQDLYQVMEIILGHRQRLVPVLREQELVGVITRTDLINLMIQEPARIPESLLSDKRQEKNIRQILLERLPKDIVSLLQLAGQTGQELGVEVYAVGGFVRDMLLGIPNDDIDLVVEGDGIVFAQNLGHKLAARVRSHLKFRTAVLILPSGQKIDVATARLEYYEYPAALPIVELSSLKMDLYRRDFSINTLAIHLCPPHFGRLVDFFGGQQDLKDGVIRVLHSLSFVEDPTRIIRAIRFEQRFQFKIGSQTERLIKNAVRLNIFQKLSGARIRHELRLLAEDSAPLDALIRMRDLGLLQEIHPLLHFPQTKEALLEEIEKIITWYKLLFREEAPDIWIVYFLGLVSGFDTHQVQALTSRLTFPPKRTELVESTRRQLRYVAMQLAQWGKNGGSLADLYDILSPLSLEGLLYTMAKQRKLEQKKAISHYLTHLQDVDILVTGSDIKEMGLEPGPQFANILRAVKRAVLNAEVRTREEQLKYAKRMAGSLQGQRRAPKAVS, encoded by the coding sequence ATGACCCAGCCAACTTCTTTTAAAACGGTCATCACCTGCCACGCCAATGCGGATTTCGACGCCCTGGCCGCCATGATCGCGGTCAGCAAGCTCTATCCGGACGCCGCCCTGGTCTTCCCCGGCACCCAGGAAAGCTCGCTCAAGGATTATTTCATCCAGAGCGCCATGTATCTTTTCAATTTCAAAAGCTTGAAAGACATTGACCTGCAGGCGGTGCGGCTTTTGGTGGTCGTGGATACACGGCAACGCTCCAGGCTCACCCACGTTGAACCTCTGCTGGCCTTGCCGGGTTTGTCCATTCATGTCTATGATCACCACCCGGCCACCGACGACGCTCTTGAAGCGAGTCTGGACATCTATCAGCCTTGGGGCGCGACCACGTCCATCATCATTGAAAAGCTCCGCGAAAAATCCCTGACCGTCAGCCCCGACGAAGCGACCATTATGGGTCTTGGCATCTTCGAGGACACGGGCGGATTCACCTTCAAATCCACCACCGAACACGATTTCATGGCCGCGGCCTGGCTGCGGACCATGGGCATGGACCTCGACGTCATCCGCGACATCATGAGCCGCGAGCTGTCCACGGAGCAGGTCGCCATCCTGTCGGAACTCATCGATTCAGCCACCACCCACACCATAAACGGCGTTGACATCGTCATCGCCGAGGTCGTGCTTGATGCCTATGTCGGCGATTTCGCCTTGCTGACACACAAACTCATGGACATGGAAAACATCCGCGTGCTTTTTGCCGTCGGTCACATGGGCGACCGTATCCAGCTCGTGGCCCGCAGCAAGGTTCAGGAAGTGGATGTGGGCGTGGTCTGTTCGTCTTTCGGCGGCGGAGGCCATGCCTATGCCGCGTCGGCCTCCATCAAGGATCGCACGATTTCTCAGGTAAAGGATGAGCTTTTTGCCCTGCTCTACTCGCTCATAAATCCCCAGATGGTGGTCAAGGATTTCATGTCCTCGCCCGTGGTGCGCATCCAGGCGACGCAGAGCGTGGCCCAGGCGGCGGAAGTGATGGTCCGCTATGGATTCAAAGCTCTGCCCGTGGTCGAATACGCAGACCAGGTCTGCGGCATCATCGAAAACAGCGTGGCCGAAAAAGCCGTTGGGCATGGTCTGGGAGAAGAACGGGTCACGGAGTACATGCTGGAGGATTTTCTTTTCGTGACCGAGGCCCAGGACCTCTATCAGGTCATGGAAATCATTCTGGGGCATCGCCAGCGTCTGGTCCCGGTGCTGCGCGAACAGGAATTGGTCGGGGTCATCACGCGCACGGACCTCATCAACCTGATGATTCAGGAACCAGCCCGCATCCCCGAGTCCCTGCTTTCGGACAAGCGCCAGGAAAAGAACATCCGTCAGATACTCCTTGAGCGTCTGCCCAAAGACATTGTTTCCCTGCTGCAGCTGGCAGGGCAGACCGGGCAGGAGCTTGGCGTGGAAGTCTATGCCGTGGGCGGATTCGTGCGCGACATGCTGCTGGGCATCCCCAACGACGACATCGACCTGGTGGTCGAGGGCGACGGGATCGTGTTCGCCCAGAATCTTGGCCACAAGCTCGCGGCGCGGGTGCGCTCGCACCTCAAATTCCGCACTGCAGTACTCATCCTGCCCAGCGGCCAGAAGATCGACGTGGCCACGGCCCGCCTGGAGTACTACGAGTACCCGGCCGCCCTGCCCATCGTCGAACTCTCGTCGCTGAAGATGGATCTGTACCGCCGCGACTTCTCCATCAACACCCTGGCCATCCACCTCTGCCCGCCCCACTTCGGGCGTCTGGTGGATTTTTTCGGCGGGCAGCAGGATTTGAAAGACGGCGTCATCCGTGTCCTGCATTCCCTGTCTTTCGTGGAAGACCCGACGCGCATCATCCGTGCCATCCGTTTCGAGCAGCGTTTCCAGTTCAAGATCGGCTCGCAGACCGAGCGGCTCATCAAAAACGCAGTGCGCCTGAACATCTTTCAGAAGCTCTCCGGGGCGCGCATCCGGCACGAGCTGCGCCTTTTGGCCGAAGACAGCGCACCCCTTGACGCGCTGATCCGCATGCGCGACCTGGGACTTTTGCAGGAGATTCATCCCCTGCTCCATTTCCCGCAGACAAAAGAAGCCCTGCTGGAAGAGATCGAAAAGATCATCACCTGGTACAAGCTGCTGTTCCGCGAGGAGGCCCCGGACATCTGGATCGTCTATTTTCTCGGTCTGGTCTCGGGCTTCGACACGCATCAGGTCCAGGCCCTGACCTCGCGCCTGACGTTTCCGCCCAAGAGGACGGAACTGGTGGAATCCACCCGCCGCCAGCTGCGCTATGTGGCCATGCAGCTGGCGCAATGGGGAAAGAATGGGGGGTCTTTGGCCGATCTGTATGACATACTCTCCCCCTTGTCTCTGGAAGGACTGCTCTATACCATGGCCAAGCAGCGCAAGCTGGAACAAAAGAAAGCCATCTCCCACTACCTGACGCATTTACAGGATGTGGACATCCTCGTTACGGGTTCGGATATCAAGGAAATGGGCCTGGAACCGGGGCCGCAGTTTGCGAATATCCTGCGGGCGGTGAAACGGGCCGTTCTGAACGCGGAAGTGCGGACCAGGGAAGAACAGCTCAAATACGCCAAGCGCATGGCGGGATCGCTGCAAGGCCAAAGGCGCGCGCCCAAAGCCGTTTCTTGA
- the xerD gene encoding site-specific tyrosine recombinase XerD, which yields MHEEIDAYLQHLTVIRGLAEKTVEAYGSDLLFFRDFLTELGGSLHQIDEHTLFLYMVHLRRKGLKNTSMARNISSLRGFFEFLVQERHLASSPAALLDSPKLVRKLPEVLSRNEVTALLDRPALNTSLGFRDRTMLELLYACGLRVSELVSLTAPDFDPQAGLLRVLGKGSKERYVPLHESAVSFMLSFLRQWRPLFGPKTDTVFLNRSGLGLSRQGVWKLLRRYALEAGITRPVSPHTLRHSFATHLLEGGADLRTVQILLGHSDIMATEIYTHVQSARMVALHRKFHPRS from the coding sequence ATGCACGAAGAAATCGACGCCTATCTCCAGCATCTGACCGTCATTCGCGGATTGGCCGAAAAAACCGTCGAAGCCTATGGTTCGGATCTGCTTTTTTTCCGGGATTTTTTGACGGAACTTGGCGGCAGCCTGCATCAGATCGATGAACACACCCTCTTCCTTTATATGGTGCATCTACGTCGCAAGGGCCTGAAAAACACGTCGATGGCCCGCAACATCTCAAGTTTACGAGGTTTTTTCGAATTTCTGGTGCAGGAACGCCACCTCGCCTCCAGCCCTGCCGCTCTGCTGGACAGCCCCAAACTGGTCCGCAAACTGCCGGAAGTCCTGTCCCGGAATGAGGTCACCGCCCTTTTGGACCGCCCCGCCTTGAACACCTCGCTGGGTTTTCGCGACCGAACCATGCTTGAACTCCTCTACGCCTGCGGACTGCGCGTGTCCGAACTGGTTTCCCTGACCGCACCCGACTTTGATCCTCAGGCCGGACTTTTGCGCGTGCTGGGCAAAGGCAGCAAGGAGCGATACGTGCCCCTACACGAGTCCGCGGTCAGTTTCATGCTCTCGTTCCTGCGCCAGTGGCGCCCCCTGTTCGGCCCCAAGACCGACACCGTATTTCTCAATCGCTCCGGCCTTGGCCTGTCCCGTCAGGGCGTCTGGAAGCTGCTGCGCCGCTACGCGCTGGAGGCCGGCATCACGCGTCCAGTCTCGCCGCACACTCTGCGCCACTCGTTTGCCACGCATCTGCTGGAAGGCGGGGCCGATCTGCGCACCGTACAGATCCTGCTCGGCCACAGCGACATCATGGCCACGGAAATCTACACCCATGTGCAATCGGCCCGCATGGTCGCCCTGCACCGCAAATTTCACCCCCGGTCCTGA
- the folK gene encoding 2-amino-4-hydroxy-6-hydroxymethyldihydropteridine diphosphokinase, giving the protein MPKPSASQAYLSLGSNIGDPVANVKQAIKALDSAPGLEVDVVSPIFRTEPQGVRDQDWFANCVVRLNVRVQYSPEELLGVLAGIETQMGRVRAKRWGPRVIDIDILLYGDVQWDSPTLQIPHSRMTERAFVLVPLMHLAPDIRIRDLYPSQWLSRLPYRLEGDRILQATNVISEVNNA; this is encoded by the coding sequence ATGCCCAAACCAAGCGCCTCTCAGGCATATCTCAGTCTGGGGTCCAATATTGGAGACCCCGTGGCCAATGTGAAGCAGGCCATTAAGGCCCTGGACAGCGCCCCCGGCCTTGAGGTGGACGTCGTGTCCCCGATTTTTCGAACGGAGCCGCAGGGGGTGCGTGACCAGGACTGGTTCGCCAACTGCGTGGTACGTCTGAATGTCCGTGTTCAGTATTCCCCCGAAGAGCTGCTTGGCGTCCTGGCAGGTATTGAGACGCAGATGGGCCGGGTCCGCGCGAAGCGTTGGGGACCACGGGTCATAGATATCGACATCCTCCTTTACGGAGACGTGCAGTGGGATTCACCCACGCTTCAAATCCCTCATTCACGCATGACCGAGAGGGCTTTTGTGCTCGTTCCGCTCATGCATCTGGCTCCGGATATCCGCATCCGGGACCTTTATCCATCACAGTGGCTGTCTAGGCTTCCGTATCGCCTTGAAGGAGATCGGATCTTGCAGGCCACCAACGTTATTTCCGAGGTGAACAATGCTTAA
- a CDS encoding transcriptional regulator yields the protein MLKFVILAAVCFILYKLVTNDKKKKVEVKHKQEEKLAKEGVLVKDPVCGTYVSKDSDIRIKEGDEVRCFCSYECRDKYLKMID from the coding sequence ATGCTTAAATTTGTCATTCTGGCTGCAGTCTGCTTTATCCTTTACAAACTCGTGACCAATGACAAGAAAAAGAAGGTCGAGGTCAAACACAAGCAGGAAGAGAAACTGGCCAAGGAAGGCGTGCTGGTAAAGGACCCTGTCTGCGGGACTTACGTTTCCAAGGATTCGGACATCAGAATCAAGGAAGGGGATGAGGTGCGCTGTTTCTGCAGTTACGAATGCCGGGACAAGTATCTGAAAATGATCGATTAG
- the fsa gene encoding fructose-6-phosphate aldolase codes for MQFFIDTANLTEIKAAMAMGLVDGVTTNPSLMSKEADDWRDIAATICKLVPGPVSLEVIALDTEGMVREAKDLVQFGPNVVVKVPMTAEGLKAVRILKSMDIETNVTLIFSAAQALLAAKAGAAYVSPFLGRLDDVGQDGMELVHQILSIYANYGFSTRLIAASVRSPMHVLDAAMAGAHIATVPYKILTQLIDHPLTDKGIAAFLKDWEKKVGK; via the coding sequence ATGCAATTCTTCATCGATACCGCGAATTTGACCGAGATCAAGGCCGCCATGGCAATGGGACTCGTGGACGGGGTGACCACCAATCCTTCGCTCATGAGCAAGGAGGCGGATGACTGGCGCGACATCGCCGCTACAATCTGCAAGCTGGTGCCGGGACCTGTCAGTCTTGAGGTCATCGCGCTCGATACCGAAGGCATGGTGCGTGAAGCCAAGGATCTGGTGCAGTTCGGACCCAACGTCGTGGTCAAGGTGCCCATGACGGCGGAAGGGCTCAAAGCCGTGCGCATCTTAAAATCCATGGACATCGAGACCAACGTGACCCTGATTTTCTCCGCCGCCCAGGCCTTGCTTGCGGCCAAGGCGGGAGCGGCCTACGTCAGCCCGTTTTTGGGCCGGCTCGACGATGTCGGTCAGGACGGCATGGAGCTTGTTCACCAGATTTTGAGCATTTATGCCAATTACGGTTTTTCAACCCGGCTTATCGCGGCCAGCGTGCGCAGCCCCATGCATGTTCTGGATGCGGCCATGGCCGGAGCCCACATCGCCACGGTCCCCTACAAGATTCTGACCCAGCTTATCGACCATCCCTTGACCGACAAGGGTATTGCCGCGTTTCTCAAGGACTGGGAGAAGAAAGTCGGAAAATGA
- a CDS encoding HD domain-containing phosphohydrolase produces MSSILIVDSDGKSLTAMQRKLRKSFETHIALGPRLGLQRIKEEGPYALVLAEFSMPEMDGIDFLAEVRTLCPETTRVLVSRSPMDVADLMRAVNEGKIHHVLPASCEEATLGAAVQEGVDHYKRISTSADNMHEVHAIFAKAVHELVCWLRGDVRGVISPLLPLLRSLGQKAQNPTPTITETALLLSIIGLIVLPPAVLEKIVRGQTLTDEELLIFARHPEHAVEWVRHLPQLHEVADVLREYANALHLCLLPESAEPTERPAISMEATLLAMVLEYRLAGYAQLENAEILARMRRNSLYSQTLVKAFEAVLLDLNQDEVELSLDSLQPGMVLARAVIGIRDGVDVVMVPEGYELSRTTIVFLRQSARHGQVREPFFVRKMSVIPQEDNDIA; encoded by the coding sequence ATGAGTTCCATTTTAATCGTGGATTCAGACGGCAAGTCCCTGACGGCCATGCAGCGCAAGCTACGCAAGAGTTTCGAGACCCATATCGCTCTGGGACCCCGCCTTGGCTTGCAGCGGATCAAGGAAGAGGGGCCGTATGCGCTGGTCCTGGCCGAATTTTCCATGCCGGAGATGGACGGTATCGATTTTCTGGCCGAGGTCCGCACGCTTTGCCCGGAGACGACCCGCGTGCTCGTGAGCCGTTCGCCCATGGACGTTGCGGACCTGATGAGAGCGGTCAATGAGGGCAAGATCCATCACGTGCTGCCCGCATCCTGCGAGGAAGCCACGCTTGGCGCGGCCGTGCAGGAAGGCGTCGATCACTACAAGCGCATATCGACTTCGGCCGACAACATGCACGAAGTTCACGCCATCTTCGCCAAGGCCGTGCATGAGCTTGTATGCTGGCTGCGTGGCGACGTTCGCGGAGTTATCAGTCCGCTGTTGCCTTTGCTGCGCAGCCTTGGGCAAAAAGCTCAAAATCCGACGCCGACAATCACCGAGACCGCGCTCCTGCTTTCCATCATAGGGCTTATCGTCCTGCCGCCGGCTGTGTTGGAAAAAATCGTCCGTGGCCAAACGCTCACGGACGAGGAACTCCTGATTTTCGCAAGACACCCGGAACACGCGGTGGAATGGGTTCGGCACCTGCCGCAATTGCACGAGGTTGCGGATGTTCTGCGTGAATATGCCAACGCCCTGCATCTGTGTTTGCTGCCTGAATCCGCGGAACCCACGGAGCGGCCGGCCATCTCCATGGAAGCGACCCTCCTGGCCATGGTCCTGGAATATCGCCTGGCCGGCTACGCGCAGCTCGAAAACGCCGAAATCCTGGCCAGGATGCGCCGCAACAGCTTGTATTCACAAACTTTGGTCAAAGCCTTTGAAGCGGTGCTGCTCGATCTCAATCAGGACGAAGTCGAACTCAGCCTGGACAGCCTGCAACCGGGCATGGTTCTGGCCAGGGCTGTGATCGGTATCCGTGACGGTGTGGACGTGGTCATGGTGCCGGAAGGATACGAGTTGTCCCGGACGACCATTGTCTTTCTGCGGCAGTCGGCACGACACGGCCAAGTCCGGGAACCTTTTTTCGTTCGGAAGATGAGCGTCATTCCTCAAGAAGATAATGATATCGCTTGA
- a CDS encoding DNA topoisomerase 3, which translates to MPRTLIIAEKPSVARELAGVLGVKGRGDGFLQGPGHIVTWAVGHLVNIAEPAEQNPAWSGRWSMRQLPMLPSRFTLGILPSTAKQYEIIRNFLLDDDIETVVNATDAGREGELIFRRIYLLAGSTKPIKRLWANDMTEKGLQKAFAGMVSGEEKRNLGHAAFARAEADWLVGMNFSRLFTLRAGSLITVGRVQTPVLKLLVERRREIENFLPRDYWTVEGEFAHEGETFKATWFAAPDFKDSKIWQVEEGQTVVQACAGKDGAVLEMEKKKGKQKPPLLFDLTNLQKEANSRLGFSAQQTLSIAQDLYEKRKLITYPRTDSRYLTKELFAECLDNMRAVYAHFPEIAQAAAANIKSGKKKFECVNDKKVSDHHAIIPTTLRANPATLGKEEWAIYEMICRRFAAAFMDDATFASSTLWIGVEGHRYRATGKIFQDKGWLEAEPWRASEDNPLPNLRKGAAVTAQSLELVAHKTKPPAHFTDATLLAAMETAGKLIDDEELRDAMKERGLGTPATRAQIIETLLARKYIGKDGKRLVATDLGCWAVDVVCSMIPQVASPELTGEWEKRLKEMEQGGYAYGVFMHQVREMVSSGVSRVKGSNARPPACPVVSDRKPSKEVNS; encoded by the coding sequence GTGCCCAGAACGCTGATCATAGCCGAAAAGCCCTCCGTGGCCCGCGAGCTGGCAGGTGTCCTTGGCGTCAAGGGACGCGGGGACGGCTTTCTGCAAGGTCCGGGACACATAGTCACCTGGGCCGTGGGGCATCTGGTCAACATCGCCGAACCGGCCGAGCAGAACCCGGCCTGGTCCGGCCGCTGGTCCATGCGCCAATTGCCCATGCTGCCTTCGCGTTTCACCCTGGGCATCCTGCCTTCAACGGCCAAGCAATACGAGATCATCCGCAACTTCCTGCTCGATGACGACATCGAGACCGTCGTCAACGCCACGGATGCGGGCCGCGAGGGGGAGCTCATCTTTCGCCGCATCTACCTGCTGGCCGGGAGCACCAAGCCGATAAAACGCCTCTGGGCCAACGACATGACCGAAAAAGGTCTGCAAAAGGCTTTCGCCGGCATGGTCAGCGGAGAGGAAAAAAGAAATCTGGGGCACGCCGCCTTTGCCCGGGCCGAGGCCGACTGGCTGGTGGGCATGAATTTCTCCCGTCTCTTTACCTTGCGCGCGGGCAGCCTGATCACTGTCGGTCGGGTGCAGACGCCGGTCCTCAAACTGCTGGTTGAACGCAGGCGCGAGATTGAAAACTTTCTGCCTCGGGATTACTGGACCGTGGAAGGCGAGTTTGCGCACGAGGGCGAGACGTTCAAGGCGACCTGGTTCGCGGCTCCCGATTTCAAGGACTCCAAGATCTGGCAGGTGGAGGAAGGGCAGACCGTGGTCCAGGCCTGCGCCGGAAAGGATGGGGCGGTTCTTGAAATGGAAAAGAAGAAGGGCAAACAAAAGCCGCCTCTGCTCTTTGACCTGACCAATCTGCAGAAAGAAGCCAACTCGCGGCTTGGTTTTTCGGCCCAGCAAACGCTCTCCATCGCCCAGGATCTCTACGAAAAAAGAAAGCTCATCACCTATCCGCGAACGGATTCCAGGTATCTGACCAAAGAGCTTTTCGCCGAATGCCTGGACAACATGCGCGCGGTCTACGCCCATTTTCCCGAAATCGCGCAGGCGGCCGCAGCCAACATCAAAAGCGGTAAGAAAAAGTTCGAATGCGTCAACGACAAGAAGGTCTCGGATCACCACGCCATCATCCCCACAACCCTGCGCGCCAATCCGGCGACTTTGGGCAAGGAGGAGTGGGCCATCTATGAAATGATCTGCAGGCGTTTCGCGGCGGCCTTCATGGATGACGCCACCTTTGCCAGCTCGACGCTGTGGATCGGGGTGGAAGGGCATCGCTACCGGGCCACGGGCAAGATATTCCAGGACAAGGGCTGGCTTGAGGCCGAGCCGTGGCGCGCGTCCGAGGACAACCCGTTGCCGAACCTGCGCAAAGGCGCGGCCGTCACAGCGCAGAGTCTGGAACTGGTCGCGCACAAGACCAAGCCCCCGGCGCATTTCACCGATGCCACGCTGCTGGCGGCCATGGAAACGGCGGGCAAACTGATCGATGACGAGGAGCTTCGGGACGCCATGAAAGAGCGCGGCCTCGGCACCCCGGCCACCCGCGCCCAGATCATTGAAACCCTGCTCGCCAGGAAGTATATCGGCAAGGATGGCAAGCGTCTCGTGGCCACGGATCTCGGCTGCTGGGCGGTGGACGTGGTCTGTTCAATGATTCCGCAGGTGGCGTCACCCGAACTGACCGGCGAGTGGGAAAAACGGCTCAAGGAAATGGAGCAGGGCGGCTATGCCTACGGCGTCTTCATGCATCAGGTCCGGGAGATGGTCAGTTCCGGAGTGAGCCGGGTCAAGGGCAGCAACGCGCGGCCCCCGGCCTGCCCGGTGGTTTCGGATAGAAAGCCCAGCAAAGAGGTGAACTCATGA
- a CDS encoding AAA family ATPase: MKVICPQCKKEHNIDESKIPVGATVAQCRACGHRFPLFEPAPKPALEPEAPKNGPRRIGVTLSKGGVGKTTTSVNLAAGLALAGYKVLLVDTDTQGQASYLLGQKPQAGLTELVTGELPAAETIVQARENLWLLAGGRSLAGVKRMIDRKDFGGELTLVEALEPVEKDFDFVIVDTSPGWDPLTVNVLFYVFELITPVSLEVMTLQGLVEFLKNLSSIQKYRSEVTLNYILPTFLDKRIKNPDAILDKLKDLYGEYVCTPIRYNVRLSESPAYGKTIFEYAPGSHGSQDYRDLVRKITGRPELFS, encoded by the coding sequence ATGAAGGTGATCTGTCCGCAGTGCAAAAAAGAGCACAACATCGATGAATCAAAGATACCTGTGGGCGCCACCGTGGCGCAATGCAGAGCCTGCGGCCATCGATTTCCACTTTTTGAACCGGCGCCTAAGCCGGCCCTTGAACCGGAAGCTCCAAAAAACGGGCCGCGAAGAATAGGCGTGACTTTGAGCAAAGGCGGCGTGGGAAAAACCACCACCTCCGTCAACCTGGCTGCGGGCCTCGCCCTGGCCGGTTACAAGGTCCTGCTGGTCGATACGGATACCCAGGGCCAGGCTTCCTATCTGTTGGGACAAAAACCTCAGGCAGGACTGACGGAGCTGGTCACGGGCGAACTGCCTGCTGCCGAAACCATTGTTCAGGCCCGGGAAAATTTATGGCTGCTGGCCGGAGGAAGGTCGCTTGCGGGCGTAAAACGCATGATCGACCGCAAGGATTTCGGCGGTGAGCTGACCCTGGTCGAGGCCCTGGAGCCCGTTGAAAAGGATTTCGATTTCGTCATCGTCGATACCTCTCCAGGCTGGGACCCGCTGACGGTCAATGTTCTTTTCTATGTCTTTGAACTCATTACGCCTGTTTCCCTGGAGGTCATGACACTTCAAGGACTGGTTGAATTTTTGAAAAACCTCTCGTCCATCCAGAAATACCGCAGCGAAGTGACACTGAACTACATCCTGCCGACCTTTCTGGACAAGCGCATCAAAAACCCCGACGCCATTCTGGATAAGCTCAAAGACCTGTATGGGGAATACGTCTGCACGCCCATCCGCTACAATGTACGGCTCTCGGAATCCCCGGCATACGGAAAAACCATTTTCGAATACGCGCCGGGCTCGCACGGCTCCCAGGACTACCGCGACCTGGTGCGCAAGATCACCGGCCGGCCGGAACTGTTCTCCTAA
- a CDS encoding PilZ domain-containing protein, which produces MNSKVGQDDTGARTAQTGDDSSLLIACDNEGKKVVRKSFRVPVPPGLVSMNHDGLKHSVKDLSMYGIGLLVTSPDAFVIGSVLEGVQIIFPDRSFHVDVRIVHISPYEGDTLICGMEIINTHDSGYIDWMTRVVSEIKSSVLSSVATKS; this is translated from the coding sequence ATGAACAGCAAGGTAGGACAAGACGATACGGGCGCGAGAACGGCTCAGACAGGCGACGATTCAAGCCTGCTTATCGCCTGCGATAACGAAGGAAAAAAGGTCGTGCGCAAATCTTTTCGCGTACCGGTGCCCCCCGGGCTGGTCAGCATGAACCATGACGGGCTGAAACACTCCGTGAAGGACCTGTCCATGTACGGCATCGGACTCCTGGTGACGAGCCCCGACGCCTTTGTGATCGGCAGCGTTCTGGAAGGGGTGCAGATCATCTTTCCCGACCGCTCGTTTCACGTAGACGTCAGAATCGTACATATCTCGCCCTACGAAGGGGATACCCTCATCTGTGGCATGGAGATCATAAACACCCATGATTCCGGATATATAGACTGGATGACCAGGGTCGTCAGCGAAATCAAGAGTTCAGTCCTTTCAAGCGTCGCAACAAAGTCTTGA
- a CDS encoding 23S rRNA (pseudouridine(1915)-N(3))-methyltransferase RlmH has protein sequence MYRLKIISVGKLKKNYYLEAIAHYAKMLKPVVRIDVQNVKDCPQAEGAERKRLESLRILEKVGPKDTLVALHETGKLFTSLDFASFLRPLLENPVGECCFVIGGALGLSPELLARSQIQLSLSPLTMPHELAQVVLYEQLFRATTIMAGRTYHY, from the coding sequence ATGTACAGACTCAAAATTATAAGCGTAGGCAAACTCAAGAAAAATTACTACCTTGAGGCTATTGCTCACTACGCAAAAATGCTCAAGCCAGTCGTGCGTATCGATGTCCAGAATGTCAAGGATTGCCCGCAGGCCGAAGGGGCGGAAAGAAAACGCCTGGAGTCCTTGCGCATCCTGGAGAAAGTAGGCCCCAAGGACACCCTGGTGGCCTTGCACGAGACAGGAAAGCTCTTCACATCGCTGGATTTTGCCTCATTTTTGCGCCCGTTGCTTGAAAATCCCGTCGGGGAGTGCTGTTTCGTTATCGGCGGCGCTTTGGGGCTGTCGCCGGAACTGTTGGCCCGATCCCAGATCCAGCTCAGCCTGAGTCCGCTTACCATGCCGCACGAACTGGCCCAGGTGGTGCTTTACGAGCAGCTTTTTCGGGCCACGACCATCATGGCCGGCAGGACGTACCATTATTGA